The sequence GGAGGGGGTGGTGACGATCGTGGACCGGATGAAGGAGTTGATCAAGTACAAGGGTTATCAGGTGCCGCCCGCCGAGTTGGAGGCGTTGCTGTTGACGCATCCGCAGATCGCCGACGCCGCCGTGATCGGGGTGCTCGACGAGGAGGGTGAGGAAGTGCCCAAGGCGTTCGTGGTCCGCCAGCCCGGTGCCGAATTGGACGAGGACGCGGTGATCGCGTTCGTCGCCGAGAAGGTCTCCCCGCACAAGAAGGTACGCAGGGTCGAGTTCATCGACCTGGTGCCGAAATCCGCCGCCGGCAAGATCCTCCGCAAGGACCTACGCGCCGCCGAGGCTGCGAAGTAGGCACTCCCGGCCGGCCTGTGGGCGGGCGGTAGAGGGGTTCAGGACGCAAGGGTTCCGGGACGCATGCCAGGATGAACGGCATGAGTACCGGAACCCTTGTGCTGCTCCGTCACGGCGAGAGCGAATGGAATGCACTCAACTTGTTCACCGGCTGGGTGGACGTTCACCTGACCGATAAGGGCATCGCCGAGGGCAAGCGCGCCGGCGAACTGCTCCGCGAGCACGACCTGCTTCCCGACGTGTCGTACACGTCGCTGCTGCGCCGGGCGATCAGCACGGCCAACATCGCGCTCGACGCAGCCGATCGGCACTGGATTCCGGTGGTGCGCGACTGGCGTCTCAACGAACGCCACTACGGCGCCCTTCAAGGGCGTAACAAGGCTCAGGTGAAGGACAAGTACGGCGACGAGCAGTTCATGCTGTGGCGCCGCAGCTACGACACCCCGCCGCCGCCGATCGACGCGGGTAGCGAATACAGCCAGGACGCCGACGCCCGGTACGCGGGACTCGACGAGGTACCCCTCACCGAGTGCCTCCTCGACGTCGTCAAGCGCCTCATCCCGTACTGGGAAGACACGATCTCCGCCGACCTGCTGGCGGGCAAGACCGTCCTCGTCACCGCCCACGGCAACTCGCTCCGAGCCCTGGTCAAGCACCTCGACGGCATCTCCGACGACGCCATCGCCGGGCTCAACATTCCGACAGGGATCCCGCTGCGTTACGACCTGGACGAGAACCTGACACCCCTCAACCCGGGTGGTACCTACCTCGATCCCGAAGCGGCGGCCGCGGGCGCTGCCGCGGTGGCGAATCAGGGCGGTAAGTAGTCCGTGTGGGCCGGCCGGGTGCCCCGTGCGCGGGGCACTCGGCCAACAACGGGTGAACGACGGGCGAAGAGTGCGGTTCCGACGTGTGACGTGCACGGAAATGGCTGAACCCTGCATCACCAGCGGTTCCCGCGAACGTACGATTCAGGCGTGAGCGTTGTTCAAGGCGTACTGCTTGCCGTCATGGGCGGCTTCGTCGGTTACCTGATCGGTGGTGTGCTGATTCCCATGCTGTCGACACGGCACTCGCAGCGGATGGCGGAGCAATCCGGGCTGACCATGTCGCAAGTGCTCGACCTCATTGTTCTGGCGTCGGAAAGCGGCATCGCCGTGGTGGACCAGTTCCACGACGTGGTCCTGTTCAACCCTCGCGCCGAGGAACTCGGCCTGGTCCGCAATCGGCTCGTCGACGACCGCGCCTGGGTGGCGGCTCTGCGCGTCCTCGAGACCGGTGAGCCCGTAGAAGTCGATCTCAGCGCGAAGGCCCCCCAGCGGGGACGTGACCGGATCGCTGTGCGGGGTACCGCACGGCTGCTCAGCAAGGAAGACCACAAATTCGTGGTCCTGTTCGCCGACGACGATTCCGAACAGGTGCGGATGGAGGCGACCCGCCGCGACTTCGTCGCCAACGTCAGCCACGAACTGAAAACCCCGGTCGGGGCCATGGGACTGCTCGCCGAGGCACTTCTGGAGTCGGCGGACGACCCG comes from Rhodococcus oxybenzonivorans and encodes:
- a CDS encoding phosphoglyceromutase; the encoded protein is MNGMSTGTLVLLRHGESEWNALNLFTGWVDVHLTDKGIAEGKRAGELLREHDLLPDVSYTSLLRRAISTANIALDAADRHWIPVVRDWRLNERHYGALQGRNKAQVKDKYGDEQFMLWRRSYDTPPPPIDAGSEYSQDADARYAGLDEVPLTECLLDVVKRLIPYWEDTISADLLAGKTVLVTAHGNSLRALVKHLDGISDDAIAGLNIPTGIPLRYDLDENLTPLNPGGTYLDPEAAAAGAAAVANQGGK